One part of the Sporosarcina ureae genome encodes these proteins:
- the aspS gene encoding aspartate--tRNA ligase, whose protein sequence is MQRTHYCGNLSELQIGEEVTLKGWVQKRRDLGGLIFIDVRDRAGIVQTVFNPDISKEALEIAETLRNEYVIEVTGLVIERQERTKNKNIATGAIEVQVVEVKVINEAKNPPFTIEDETDVGEETRLKYRYLDLRRPELAKVFKMRSDITKTVRNFLDDEGFLEVETPILTKSTPEGARDYLVPSRVHEGEFYALPQSPQLFKQLLMVSGFDRYYQIARCFRDEDLRADRQPEFTQIDMEMSFMSIEEILELNERLIKKVMKDVKQVDVETPFKRLPYDEAMDRYGSDKPDTRFGMELTDVSEIVKDSSFKVFAGAVEAGGQVKLINVKGAAEKYSRKDIDALGEFAKVYGAKGMAWLKVTEDGFNGPIAKFFDGEIGEALKAAGDGEPGDLFLFGADKKSVVADSLGALRLKLGKELNLIDQSQYNFLWVTDWPLFEYDEEDGRYYAAHHPFTMPADVEELKTSPETVKAQAYDLVLNGYELGGGSLRIYQRDVQEAMFKALGFTDEQAREQFGFLLDAFEYGTPPHGGIAFGLDRIVMLLAGSTNLRDTIAFPKTASASDLLTEAPSSVDDAQLKELGIKVVAEPVKK, encoded by the coding sequence ATGCAACGCACACATTATTGTGGGAACTTATCAGAACTACAAATCGGAGAAGAAGTCACGCTTAAAGGTTGGGTGCAGAAGCGCCGTGACCTTGGTGGTCTGATCTTCATCGACGTCCGCGACCGCGCAGGTATCGTCCAGACGGTATTCAACCCGGACATCTCCAAAGAAGCACTAGAAATTGCTGAAACACTTCGTAACGAATACGTCATCGAAGTAACGGGCCTCGTGATCGAACGTCAAGAACGCACAAAGAACAAAAACATCGCAACAGGCGCAATCGAAGTTCAAGTGGTTGAAGTGAAAGTCATCAACGAAGCGAAGAACCCACCATTTACAATCGAAGACGAAACGGATGTAGGCGAAGAAACGCGTCTGAAGTATCGTTACCTCGATCTTCGTCGTCCTGAGCTTGCAAAAGTGTTCAAAATGCGTTCGGACATCACGAAAACGGTTCGTAATTTCTTGGATGATGAAGGATTCTTGGAAGTAGAAACACCGATCCTAACGAAATCAACTCCTGAAGGCGCGCGTGACTATTTAGTGCCAAGCCGTGTTCACGAAGGTGAGTTCTACGCATTGCCACAGTCACCACAGTTATTCAAGCAGTTATTGATGGTGTCTGGTTTCGACCGTTACTACCAAATCGCTCGTTGTTTCCGCGATGAAGATTTACGTGCAGACCGTCAACCGGAATTCACGCAAATCGATATGGAAATGAGCTTTATGTCAATCGAAGAAATTTTGGAGCTTAACGAACGCTTGATCAAAAAAGTGATGAAAGACGTTAAGCAAGTAGACGTGGAAACACCATTTAAACGCCTTCCATATGATGAAGCAATGGATCGTTACGGTTCAGATAAGCCCGACACTCGTTTCGGAATGGAATTAACGGATGTTTCGGAGATTGTTAAAGATTCTTCATTCAAAGTTTTCGCAGGCGCAGTAGAAGCAGGCGGACAAGTGAAGTTGATCAACGTTAAGGGTGCTGCAGAAAAGTATTCCCGTAAAGACATCGATGCACTTGGCGAATTTGCAAAAGTGTACGGCGCTAAAGGAATGGCTTGGTTGAAAGTGACGGAAGACGGCTTTAACGGTCCGATTGCGAAATTCTTCGATGGTGAAATTGGCGAAGCATTGAAAGCGGCTGGCGACGGAGAACCTGGAGATTTATTCTTGTTCGGAGCTGACAAGAAGTCAGTTGTAGCCGATTCACTTGGCGCATTGCGTCTAAAGTTAGGAAAAGAATTGAACTTAATCGATCAGTCTCAATACAACTTCCTATGGGTAACGGATTGGCCGTTATTCGAGTACGACGAGGAAGATGGCCGTTACTACGCAGCACATCACCCATTCACGATGCCTGCTGACGTAGAAGAATTGAAGACGAGCCCGGAAACTGTAAAAGCACAAGCGTATGACTTAGTATTGAACGGCTATGAGCTTGGTGGCGGATCATTGCGTATTTATCAGCGTGACGTACAAGAAGCGATGTTCAAAGCACTTGGCTTTACCGATGAGCAAGCGCGCGAGCAGTTCGGATTCTTGTTGGATGCGTTCGAATACGGGACACCTCCACACGGCGGAATTGCGTTCGGTCTTGACCGTATCGTGATGTTGCTTGCAGGATCTACCAACTTACGTGACACCATCGCATTCCCTAAAACAGCTAGTGCGAGCGATCTATTGACAGAAGCACCAAGTTCTGTAGATGACGCCCAGCTGAAAGAACTCGGGATTAAAGTAGTCGCTGAACCAGTAAAAAAGTGA
- the yhfH gene encoding protein YhfH produces MKKNTEQTRQMVEKVCTECGNQFKEKQESVMYECERCVGRHEH; encoded by the coding sequence ATGAAAAAGAACACAGAGCAGACGAGACAAATGGTGGAAAAGGTTTGTACAGAATGTGGTAACCAATTCAAGGAAAAGCAAGAATCTGTAATGTACGAATGCGAGCGTTGCGTCGGACGACATGAACATTAA
- a CDS encoding NAD-dependent succinate-semialdehyde dehydrogenase, whose protein sequence is MKTTEMIINGKQIGKELEKIDVVNPSTGETIGAVPKGGKAEATQAVDAASAAFSDWAALSAYERSAYLMKWHALIEENEESVADTMTTEQGKPLAEALGEMRYSNGYISWFAEEGKRIYGETIPATQSNKRLFVQKQPVGVIASITPWNFPAAMIARKVAPALAAGCTVVMKPASQTPLTAIRLIELAQEAGIPDGVLNIVTGSASEIAEAWQEDGRVRKLTFTGSTEIGKTLMKGAADTMKKISLELGGQAPAIIMADADLDKAVDGVIAAKFRNAGQTCVCANRIYVHSSIVEEFTKRIAEETKKLKVGDGKEEGVVIGPLIDQDAIDKVDEHVQDAKSKGATVVTGGELIKGLFYQPTVLKDVTDDMLCMQEETFGPVLPITTFETQEEVIKRANDTVFGLASYVFTENITKGIQICEALDYGIVGLNDGLPSAPQAPFGGFKQSGLGREGGHQGMDEYLEVKYISLGL, encoded by the coding sequence ATGAAGACAACTGAAATGATCATTAATGGTAAGCAGATCGGTAAGGAGTTAGAAAAAATCGATGTAGTAAATCCTTCAACTGGTGAGACAATCGGTGCAGTGCCTAAAGGAGGCAAAGCAGAAGCTACGCAAGCAGTCGATGCCGCTTCTGCAGCGTTTTCAGACTGGGCAGCGTTGTCAGCATATGAGCGCAGCGCCTATTTAATGAAATGGCATGCGTTGATTGAGGAAAATGAAGAAAGCGTAGCCGACACTATGACGACTGAGCAAGGCAAGCCGTTAGCCGAAGCGCTTGGCGAAATGCGTTATTCGAATGGTTACATTAGCTGGTTTGCTGAAGAGGGTAAGCGGATTTATGGTGAAACCATTCCGGCTACACAATCGAATAAGCGATTGTTCGTGCAAAAGCAACCAGTAGGTGTAATCGCGTCGATTACGCCATGGAACTTTCCAGCGGCTATGATTGCGCGTAAAGTCGCTCCGGCTCTCGCAGCAGGCTGTACGGTCGTCATGAAGCCAGCTTCTCAGACACCGCTTACTGCAATTCGTTTAATAGAGCTAGCGCAAGAAGCAGGTATTCCGGATGGTGTTCTTAATATCGTAACAGGCAGTGCGAGTGAAATTGCAGAAGCGTGGCAAGAAGACGGTCGTGTGCGCAAGCTGACGTTTACAGGATCTACTGAAATCGGTAAGACATTGATGAAAGGTGCAGCCGATACGATGAAGAAGATTTCATTGGAACTCGGTGGGCAGGCACCGGCGATTATTATGGCGGACGCGGATCTGGATAAAGCAGTAGATGGCGTTATCGCAGCGAAATTCCGTAATGCAGGACAAACATGTGTTTGTGCCAACCGTATTTATGTTCATTCATCAATCGTTGAAGAATTCACAAAGCGCATTGCAGAGGAAACGAAGAAATTGAAAGTCGGCGACGGCAAAGAAGAAGGCGTCGTAATTGGTCCGTTAATTGACCAAGATGCAATCGATAAAGTGGATGAGCATGTACAAGATGCGAAATCTAAAGGGGCAACAGTTGTTACTGGCGGTGAACTCATTAAAGGCTTATTCTACCAACCGACTGTCTTAAAAGATGTAACAGACGACATGCTCTGTATGCAAGAAGAGACATTTGGCCCGGTATTGCCAATTACCACGTTTGAAACACAAGAGGAAGTAATCAAGCGTGCAAATGATACAGTATTTGGACTAGCGTCATACGTCTTCACGGAGAATATCACAAAAGGTATTCAGATTTGCGAAGCGTTAGATTATGGTATCGTGGGTCTAAATGACGGCTTACCATCTGCTCCACAAGCTCCATTTGGCGGCTTTAAACAAAGTGGTCTTGGACGCGAAGGCGGACATCAAGGAATGGATGAATACTTGGAAGTAAAATATATTTCATTAGGCTTATAA
- a CDS encoding GDYXXLXY domain-containing protein, with protein sequence MKLQKGGDSEMGPKHSKFSISILFIVPLLILASLTVPYFTTLKNGTDIYLQSETITEQDTNENYVMLRYDVEKVPKERMTPSLITALMKPDDLGQTRVFGVLEQKGDVHQVISLSNKKPAEGVYLMGWLAQTTEREYRQNDHYIVNFGLDRVYVPKFGHHVSADSVNDRTMTAHFKVLDGNSILREFKTN encoded by the coding sequence ATGAAACTGCAGAAAGGCGGTGACTCTGAAATGGGCCCTAAACATAGTAAATTCAGTATATCGATTCTCTTCATCGTTCCCCTGCTCATCCTAGCCAGTCTCACGGTTCCCTACTTCACCACACTCAAAAACGGAACGGATATTTATCTTCAATCTGAAACCATCACCGAGCAAGACACGAACGAAAACTATGTCATGTTGCGCTATGATGTGGAAAAAGTACCGAAAGAGCGCATGACTCCTAGTTTGATAACCGCTTTAATGAAACCAGATGATTTAGGTCAAACACGAGTGTTTGGCGTATTGGAACAAAAAGGAGATGTGCATCAAGTCATTTCATTGAGCAATAAAAAGCCTGCGGAAGGCGTGTATCTAATGGGATGGTTGGCGCAAACGACGGAACGAGAATACCGTCAGAACGACCATTATATCGTGAATTTCGGACTGGACCGCGTCTATGTTCCAAAATTCGGTCATCATGTCTCAGCGGATAGTGTAAACGACCGGACGATGACTGCACATTTTAAAGTACTAGACGGAAATAGCATTTTACGTGAGTTCAAAACCAATTAA
- the hisS gene encoding histidine--tRNA ligase: protein MNFKVPRGTQDILPDVSWKWQRVEKIARSICDVYNYKEIRTPIFEQTELFQRTVGDTTDIVQKEMYTFTDRGDRSMTLRPEGTAPVVRSFVEHKMFGYADQPVKLYYTGPMFRYERQQAGRYRQFVQFGVEAIGSADPAIDAEVIELAMNIYKKTGLSDIKLVLNSLGDKESRDAHREALIAHFSPRIEEFCSDCQNRLEKNPLRILDCKVDREHPLMTTAPSLADYLNEESSAYFEKVKNYLNIAGIEYEYDPNLVRGLDYYNHTAFEIMSTSKGFGAITTLCGGGRYNGLAEEIGGPPAPGIGFALSIERLLLALDAEGKSFTDEPSLDVYLVTLGDAAREKGFEILSKLRDNGLRSEMDYMDRKMKAQMKSADRLQANHVIVIGEDEVNENVVQLKNMADGEQKKVAVDELIGELKK from the coding sequence ATGAATTTTAAGGTTCCCCGCGGTACACAGGATATTCTTCCTGACGTTTCTTGGAAGTGGCAACGCGTTGAAAAAATTGCACGTTCGATTTGCGACGTTTACAACTACAAAGAAATCCGCACACCGATTTTTGAGCAAACTGAATTATTCCAGCGCACAGTTGGAGATACGACAGACATTGTGCAAAAAGAAATGTACACGTTCACGGACAGAGGCGATCGTTCGATGACATTGCGCCCTGAAGGCACAGCACCTGTCGTTCGTTCATTCGTCGAACACAAAATGTTTGGATACGCAGATCAGCCCGTGAAGTTATATTACACAGGTCCGATGTTCCGCTATGAGCGCCAACAAGCCGGCCGTTATCGCCAATTCGTCCAGTTCGGCGTAGAGGCAATCGGTAGCGCGGACCCAGCAATCGATGCAGAAGTGATTGAATTGGCAATGAACATTTACAAAAAAACCGGTCTATCGGACATCAAACTCGTGTTGAATTCACTTGGAGACAAGGAATCACGCGACGCGCACCGTGAAGCGTTGATCGCACACTTCAGTCCGCGCATTGAGGAATTCTGTTCAGACTGCCAAAACCGTCTGGAAAAAAACCCATTGCGCATTCTCGACTGTAAAGTGGACAGAGAACATCCATTGATGACAACAGCTCCGTCACTCGCTGATTATCTTAATGAAGAATCAAGCGCATATTTCGAGAAAGTGAAAAACTACTTGAACATCGCGGGCATCGAGTACGAATACGACCCGAATCTCGTACGTGGACTTGACTACTACAACCACACGGCATTCGAAATCATGAGCACGTCTAAAGGCTTCGGTGCGATTACGACTCTTTGTGGTGGCGGACGCTATAATGGGCTTGCTGAAGAAATCGGCGGCCCACCTGCTCCCGGGATCGGCTTCGCCCTCAGCATCGAGCGACTTTTGCTGGCGCTTGATGCAGAAGGAAAGTCCTTCACGGACGAACCGTCACTCGATGTTTACCTCGTCACACTAGGCGACGCAGCACGCGAAAAAGGCTTCGAGATCCTCAGCAAACTACGCGACAATGGCTTGCGTAGCGAGATGGACTACATGGACCGCAAGATGAAGGCCCAGATGAAGTCCGCTGACCGCTTGCAAGCGAACCACGTCATCGTCATAGGCGAGGACGAAGTGAACGAAAACGTCGTCCAGCTAAAGAACATGGCAGACGGAGAACAGAAGAAGGTTGCGGTTGATGAATTGATTGGGGAATTAAAGAAGTAA
- the ilvA gene encoding threonine ammonia-lyase IlvA — protein sequence MKVKKMETQSVQVEDILIANQLLKDIVAHTPLQKNDRLSEKYDCHVYIKREDLQHVRSFKLRGAYYKMKRIETEARKKGIVCASAGNHAQGVAFACANLDIDGKIFMPQTTPKQKVNMVKMFGRDRIEIILVGDTFDDCFESAVELMEKEKRIFIHPFNDKDIIAGQGTVAVEIMNDIEEPIDYVFASIGGGGLMSGISTYIKNLSPHTKMIGAEPAGAASMKASIDAQKIVPLANIDKFVDGAAVKCVGELNYEICNEYLENIVSVPEGKVCTAILDLYNEHAIIAEPAGALPIAALDFYKNEIKGKCVVCVISGGNNDIGRMQEIKEKSMIYEGLLYYFLVDFPQRAGALRQFLDGVLGPEDDITMFEYTKKNNKESGPGLVGIEIKRKEDYNGLIARMEKNGFPYKEVNKDSTLFGLLI from the coding sequence ATGAAGGTGAAAAAAATGGAAACTCAAAGTGTACAAGTAGAAGATATCTTAATTGCCAACCAGTTGCTGAAAGACATAGTTGCGCACACGCCTTTGCAGAAGAATGATCGTCTATCGGAAAAGTATGATTGCCACGTGTATATTAAGCGCGAAGATTTGCAGCATGTCCGTTCCTTTAAACTGCGCGGTGCGTATTATAAGATGAAACGCATTGAAACAGAAGCTCGTAAAAAAGGAATTGTCTGTGCGAGTGCAGGAAACCATGCACAAGGCGTAGCATTCGCTTGTGCGAACCTGGACATTGACGGCAAAATCTTTATGCCACAAACGACTCCTAAACAGAAAGTTAATATGGTGAAAATGTTCGGACGCGATCGTATCGAAATCATTTTAGTCGGTGATACTTTCGATGATTGTTTCGAAAGTGCAGTCGAATTAATGGAAAAAGAAAAGCGTATTTTCATTCATCCTTTCAATGATAAGGATATTATCGCGGGCCAAGGGACAGTGGCTGTCGAAATTATGAATGATATTGAAGAACCGATCGATTATGTCTTCGCAAGTATCGGCGGCGGTGGATTGATGTCTGGTATCAGCACGTACATCAAAAACTTGTCGCCTCATACGAAAATGATTGGGGCAGAGCCAGCAGGCGCCGCTAGTATGAAAGCGTCGATTGATGCACAAAAGATCGTGCCGCTAGCCAATATCGATAAATTTGTCGATGGAGCAGCCGTGAAGTGTGTGGGCGAGCTTAATTATGAAATTTGCAATGAATATCTTGAAAACATCGTCAGTGTCCCTGAGGGGAAAGTATGTACCGCAATTCTTGATCTATACAATGAACACGCGATTATCGCGGAGCCAGCAGGCGCCCTTCCGATTGCAGCACTTGATTTTTATAAGAATGAAATCAAAGGCAAGTGCGTCGTTTGTGTAATCAGTGGCGGTAATAATGATATCGGACGAATGCAGGAGATTAAAGAGAAGTCGATGATTTATGAAGGCTTGTTGTATTATTTCTTGGTCGATTTCCCACAACGTGCAGGTGCATTGCGTCAGTTCCTTGATGGTGTGCTTGGGCCTGAGGATGATATTACGATGTTTGAGTATACGAAGAAGAATAATAAAGAAAGCGGCCCCGGTCTTGTTGGAATTGAGATTAAGCGCAAAGAAGACTATAATGGGCTGATTGCACGAATGGAAAAGAACGGCTTCCCTTATAAAGAAGTGAATAAGGATAGTACGTTGTTCGGATTATTGATTTAA
- a CDS encoding tRNA threonylcarbamoyladenosine dehydratase gives MLHQFSRNELSIGTEGVERMKGKTVAILGVGGVGSFAAEACARTGVGRIILVDKDTIDVTNINRQLVAYLSTVGRSKSEVMKERILDINAECEVIDLHMFYTDETAEEFFSYKPDYVIDASDTISYKIHLIQQCLERGVKVISSMGAANKTDPTRFQIADISKTHTDPLAKVMRLRLRKLGIPKGVPVVFSDESPIVVREDVLETVGKADASIRKAQMPPASNAFCPSVAGLILASWVLNDIVADIPVERVNDAK, from the coding sequence ATGTTACATCAATTTTCAAGAAATGAATTGTCAATCGGTACAGAAGGCGTGGAGCGAATGAAAGGCAAGACTGTGGCCATTCTAGGTGTGGGGGGAGTCGGTTCATTTGCTGCCGAAGCATGCGCGCGCACAGGTGTTGGACGAATTATCTTGGTAGATAAAGATACGATCGACGTTACCAATATCAATCGTCAACTGGTCGCCTATTTGTCTACTGTCGGGCGTTCGAAGTCGGAAGTCATGAAAGAACGTATCTTGGATATTAACGCCGAGTGTGAAGTGATCGATCTACATATGTTTTACACAGATGAAACAGCGGAAGAATTTTTCTCATATAAACCCGATTATGTTATCGATGCATCGGATACGATTAGCTATAAAATTCATTTGATCCAGCAATGTCTTGAACGCGGCGTGAAAGTGATTTCGAGTATGGGTGCTGCGAATAAAACGGATCCGACGCGATTCCAAATTGCGGATATTTCGAAAACGCATACTGATCCACTCGCGAAAGTAATGCGTCTTCGTTTGCGCAAACTTGGTATTCCAAAAGGTGTGCCGGTCGTATTTTCTGATGAAAGTCCGATTGTCGTGCGTGAAGACGTCCTTGAAACGGTCGGAAAAGCGGATGCATCCATTCGAAAAGCACAAATGCCTCCAGCTTCCAATGCATTTTGTCCGTCTGTGGCTGGTTTAATTCTCGCCAGTTGGGTATTAAATGATATAGTGGCAGATATTCCAGTAGAACGTGTCAATGATGCCAAATAA